The genomic region GACCCCGGACATTGGGATGCCGGCCGATCGCGAACATCACCTGGTCGGAGGCGATGCTCGAACCATCAGACAAATGGGTGGTGAAGTCACGGCCGTGCTTGTCGATCTTCGCCACCGTGCGGCCGGTGATGATGGTGATGCCGCGCTTCTCCATCTCGGCGCGGACATGCTTGCGCACGTCCTCGTCGAAGCCGCGCAGGATGTTGTCGCCGCGATAGATCACCGTGACGTCGGAGCCGAAGCCGGCGAAGATGCCGGCGAACTCCAGCGCGATGTAGCCGCCGCCCTGGATCACGATCCGCTTCGGCAGCTCCTTGAGGTGAAACGCCTCGTTGGAGGAGATCACGTGCTCGATGCCGGGCACGATCGGCCCGTGATTGGGCGCGCCGCCGGTGGCGATCAGGATGTACTTCGCCGTCACCTTCTCGCCGGTGGCGAGTCTGATGGTGTGGGTATCCTCCAGCACCGCGCGGGTCTTCACGATCCGTGCGCCCGACTTCTCGACATTGCTGGTGTAGGCGCCCTCGAGCCGGGCGATCTCCTTGTCCTTGTTGGCGACCAGCGTCGTCCAGTCGAACGAGACCTGCCCGATGCTCCAGCCGAAGCCGACCGCGTCCTCGATCTCGTCGTGGACGTGGCTGCCGATCACGAACAGTTTCTTCGGCACGCAGCCGCGGATCACGCAGGTGCCGCCCATCCGGTACTCTTCGGCGACCATGACCTTCGCGCCGTAGCCGGCGGCGATGCGGGCGGCACGAACGCCGCCCGAACCACCACCGATGACAAACAGGTCGACGTCAAACTCGGCCATTCTTGCACCCAACCTTGGCAACCACGCCGGAAATCGGCTCTTGCAACTGGTTCCCCTGATCCTGAGGAGCCCGCGAAGCGGGCGTCTCGAAGGATGGAGGCCACAGAGGGGCCTCATGGTTCGAGACGCGCTCCGCGCTCCTCACCATGAGGGTCCAATAGCGCCGCGCGCTCAGATATCCTTGCCGCGCTTCTTCATCTCGGCCTTGAACTGGGCGTTGACGATCACGCCAAACTGCTGCGCCCACTGCTGCATATATTGCAGCGAATCGTTGATTGCCTTGGGCTCGGAGGTCAAAAGCTTCTGACCGAGCGGCGTCTTGTAGAAGATCACGAGATCCTTGAGCTCCTGCTCGGTGAACTCGGCGGCGTAGAGCTGCGCCATGCCCTCGCCGATTTCCTTCTCGCTGCCAGCCAGATTCTTGGCGACGACCAGCGCAACCTCGTTGAGATCCTTCTGGTAGTTCAGGTACTGCTGCAGCAGACCGGTCTTGGTCTTCTCGATGATTCCCGGAACGGCGCCTGCATACATCACCGCGACGTTCTTCATCGTCAGGATTTCCTTGGCGTATCCGATCGCCGCGGGGGTCGACTGCTTGACGTCCTTGGGCATGGCGGGCAACTGCGGCTGCTGCGCCATCGCCGGTGCGAGCGCCAGTCCAGCCGCCAGGGCCGCAGCCGACAAAAGTCCCGAAAAACGCTTCATTCCAAGTCTCCTTGCTTGCGGCCTCATGGCCGTTCAACAACCCGAATTCCCTGCGCGCCGGCCAGCACGGCGACGCTGCCAAGCCCAATGAACAGGCCGTGTTCGACCACGCCTGGAATCACGCTGAGCAGACCGGCAAGACGCGGCGGATCGCCGATCCGGCCGAGATGGGCATCGACGATCCAGTGGCCGCCATCGGTGACAAAAACGTGACCGTCCTTGCCCTTCCGGATCAGCATTTCGCCGGACACGCCGGCCTTAGCGAATGCCCGCGCCATCGCGGCCTGCGTTGCAGCCAGCCCGAACGGGATCACCTCGACCGGCAGCGGGAAGCGGCCGAGCACGTCGACCCATTTGCTGTCGTCGGCGATCACGATCATGCGATCACTGGCGGCCGCGACGATTTTCTCGCGCAGCAGCGCACCGCCGCCGCCCTTGATCAGGTTGAGCGCCGGGTCGATCTCGTCGGCGCCGTCGATGGTGAGGTCGAGATGGTCGATCTCGTCCAGCGTGGTCAGCGGAACGCCGCAGCGGATCGCATCCGCGCGGGTCGCTTCCGAGGTCGGCACGCCGATCACCTTCATGCCCGCACGGACCTTCTCGCCGAGCAGCTCGACGAAGTGCTTGGCGGTCGATCCGGTGCCGAGCCCGAGCTTCATGCCGTCGCGCACCTCTTCGAGCGCGCGCGCCGCCGCCTGGCGTTTCAGTGCGTCCATGTCCACGTGCCGACAACCCCTCGGTTGGTCCGTTACGGGCCGCCATCGGGTGGCCCGGCGGGCGCATATCTAGCGTCGTTTTGCAGGCAGGAATAGCGGCAAGCGGACCAGTCTTTAGGCCGAAACGGCGTCCATCGCGGCCAAAATCGCCGAAAAGCGCTCCTCGACCTCAGCCCGCATCCCGGGGTGGGTGAAAATGTACAACTGGTCGTCGCGGATCGCGGCCAGCACCTGCCCCGCAACCGACGCCGGATCGAGACCGGCCTCCAGGCGGCGCGCGATCTCGGCGACGACAGCGGCCATCGGGCTTGCCGGATCGAGCTGACGGGCCGGGCCGTACTGCTCGCCGCGGTTGCGCCCGCTCTCGCCGATCCGGGTCCGCACAAAGCTCGGACAGAGCACGCTGACGCCGATCCCGAGCGGCCTCAGCTGCATGGCGAGCCCTTCGGACAGGCTGACGACGGCGAACTTGGTCGCCGAATACGGGCTCAAGCCAAGCCCGCTTCTTATCCCGGCCATCGATGCCGTGTTGACGATATGACCGCCCTCGCCGTGCTGGCGGATGTGCGGCAGGAAGCTCCTGATGCCGTGCACGACGCCCATCAGATTGACGTCGATCACCCAGCGCCAGTCGTCGATCGAGATCGGGTCAATGCCGCCGCCGGCTGCGACGCCGGCATTGTTGCAGAGGACATGAACCCTGCCGAAGGCGCGGAACGATGCCTCTGCCGCGCGATCGACGCTCAAGGGATCGGCAACGTCGCAGACCACGCCATGGACATCCGCGCCGCCGGCGCGCAGCGCATCGACGGCCTTGTCCAGCGGACCGGTTTCGATGTCGGCGAGCATCACCTTCATGCCCTCGCGGGCGAAGGCGGTTGCCATCGCAAGTCCGATTCCGCTGGCCGCGCCGGTGACAAAAGCGGCTTTTCCAGCAAGTTCCCGCATCTCAGCCTCCCTTGTTTCATGACGTGCCCACATCTACTCTTGCATCGCAGCGCCCGGCCCGATAGCCAAAAGCATCATGTCCGCGTCCTCTCCCCCCATCGTTGTGTTCGATCTCGACGGCACGCTGGTCGACACCGCGCCAGATCTGATCAGCGCGCTGAACTACGTGCTCGACCGGGAGGGCCTGCGGCCGGTGCCGCTCGCCGCCGCCCGCAACATGATCGGCGCCGGCGCGCGCAAGCTGCTCGAACGCGGGCTCGAGGTGGAGGGCCGCGCGGTCAGCTTCGGCGACCTCGACCGCTTGACCAAGGATTTCGTCGACTATTATGCCGAGCACATCGCCGACGGCTCGCGCCCGTTCGACGGGCTCGAAGCCGCGCTCGATCGGCTGGCGGCCAAAGGCCATCTTCTTGCGGTGTGCACCAACAAGCTGGAGTGGCTGTCGAAGCTGCTGCTCGACCGGCTCGGACTGACCCCGCGCTTTGCCGCGATCTGCGGCGCCGACACCTTCGGCATCGCTAAGCCCGATCCGACGTTCCTGCGCGAGACGGTGGTCCGCGCCGGCGGCCGGCTGCCCGGCGCCATCATGGTCGGCGATGCAGGCCCCGATGTCGGGGTGGCACGGCGCGCCCAGGTCCCGGTGATCGGCGTCGATTTTGGCTATACCGACGTCCCGATGACTGAGCTGAAGCCGGACCGGCTGATCAGCCATATGCGCGATCTGCCGGACGCCGTCGGCAGCCTGAGCGCGGCATAGACTTTCCGCAACACACTGATATCGCTTGGCAATACTTAGCCATGCGATTCCGCCATTAACCATCCTTTAACGAGCAGGCCCCCCACTGTTGCGCCTCTGTTCCGACGCACCTATGGTCCGCTCCGGGGATTGTGGCTGATTGCCGCAGTAGAGTGTGGATCATGCGTCGTATCATCGTAATTGCGGCCGCCGGGCTGAGCCTGGCCGGCTGCTCCTCCTTCTCATTGGATTCGTTCAAGTCGGCGCCGCCGCCGATGCCGGTGCAGCTGGATTCGAACCCGCCGGGCGCCGACGCCGTGACCTCGCTCGGACCGGGCTGCAAGACGCCCTGCACCGTGTCGATCCCGGCGCCGGAGACCAACTTCTCCGTCACCTTCAACATGCCGAAGTTCCAGCCGGCGACCGTGCCGGTCACCGTGACCCGCGTTCCCGGCGACTTCACCACGCCGGCCACCACCACGCTGGATCCGAGTCCGGTGTTCGCCGAGTTGCAGCCGGCCGGCCCGCCGCCGCGTGCGGCGAAGAAGCCGGTGCGGAAGAAGAAGCCGAAGCCGGCTGCCGCTGCGGCGCCTGCCGCCGCTCCGGACTCCGCGTTCCCCGCCCCGAGCGCGGCTGCGCCGGCGCCGGCCGCCGCTCCGTCGCGCTAGCGCGGGCGGCTGCACCGGATTTGCACCGCACAAAAGTCCGGTCCAAAGCCGGGTTTTTGTATTTGGCCGAGACACATCCGCGATTGCGATCATGCATCGCGCGATATGCCTCGCCTATCGCTTTGCATGTTGCGGATCATCCATACGATCATCCCTTGGGACGCATTGTGACAACGCGCCAACATGCATAGATTGCGGATGCCGGAGCCGATCACGGCGCGGCAGGCAGGGAACAGATTGCAAGGCCCGAACTGAATGAACGGATCCACGCAAGCGCATTCCGACACGCTGTTTCGTCCGATGACCGATCCGTTCGGCCGGACCATCCGTTATTTGCGCGTCTCCGTCACCGACCGCTGCGACCTGCGCTGCTTCTATTGCATGTCGGAAGACATGACCTTCCTGCCGAAGGCCGATCTCCTGACGCTGGAAGAGCTCGACCGGCTCTGCTCGGCCTTCGTCGCCAAGGGCGTGCGCAAGATCCGCCTCACCGGCGGCGAGCCGCTGGTCCGCCGCAACGTGATGGGCCTGGTCCGCTCGCTGTCGCGCCATCTGACCACGGGCGCACTCGACGAATTGACGCTGACCACCAACGGCTCGCAGCTGGCGCGCTTCGCTCAGGAGCTGGCCGATTGCGGCGTGCGCCGCGTCAACGTCTCGCTCGACACGCTCGACCCCGTAAAATTCCGGGCCATCACCCGCTGGGGCGACATCGACAAGGTGTTGTCGGGCATCGAGGCGGCGCGGTCGGCGGGACTCGCGGTCAAGATCAACGCGGTCGCGCTGAAGAACATGAACGAGGACGAGATTCCCGCGCTGATGGAATGGGCGCACGGCAAGGGCATGGGCCTCACCTTGATCGAGGTGATGCCGATGGGCGATATCGGCGAAGGCCGGATCGATCAGTACGTGCCGCTGTCCTTGATGCGCGCACGGCTCGAGAAGCACTACACGCTGACCGATCTTTCCGACGACACCGGCGGCCCCGCCCGCTACGTCCGGGTCGCCGAGACCGGCGGCAAGCTCGGCTTCATCACGCCGATGACCCATAATTTCTGCGAATCCTGCAACCGGGTGCGGATCACCTGCACAGGGACGCTGCACACCTGCCTCGGCCACGAGGACGCCTCCGACCTGCGCCGGCCGCTGCGCGCCTCCGCCGACAACGACTTGCTGGCGGCGGCCATCGACCGGGCCATCGGACTGAAGCCGAAGGGGCACGATTTCATCATCGACCGCCGCCACAACCGTCCGAGCGTCAGCCGCCACATGAGCGTGACCGGCGGCTAAGCCGCCGCCCGAGCCGCAGGTGCGGCGAAATCCCCTTCAATATCAACAAACTTCCAATTGACGGCGGGATTTCCCGCTGGTTTGGTGCGTCAGCTTCATGCTAGCTCGGCTGGATAAGCCGCTGCGCCTCCCGGGCGCCGTCAAGACTGCTGGGGCCCACGTGGGGAGGACTGACGTTGCAATCGCTCTTGAAATTGAGCCGTGGAATTGACGCGTTCACGCGCTGGACAGGCAAGCGTCTGGCGTGGCTGATCCTGCTCGCCGTGATCATCTCGGCCATCAACGCGATCGTCCGCAAGACCTTCGACGTATCTTCAAATTCCTGGCTCGAGCTGCAGTGGGTGCTTTTCAGCATCGTCTTTCTGCTGTGCTCGCCGTGGACCCTGCTCGACAATGAGCACATCCGGATCGACATCGTGAACAACCTGCTGCCAAAGCGCGTGCGTGACGTGATCGATGTGATCGGACATGCATTCTTTCTGCTCCCGCTGTGCGTCGTCATGATCATCACGGGCGGGCCCTTCTTCTGGCGCTCCTATCAAATCAACGAGCAGTCGGGCAATGCCGGCGGACTGCCGCAATGGCCCGCGAAATCGCTGATCATCATCGCCTTCTCATTTCTTTTCGTTCAAGGCATTTCCGAATTGATCAAGCGCATCGCGGTCATGCGCGGACTCATATCCGATCCGCACGCGTCCCAGGTGACGGCCATCGAAGCCGAGGTCGAGCACCTCGTCGAGGCGATCGAAAAGCACTGATCGTCGGTCGCGATCGCAGGGGGAGACTGGATGACTGCGTTTCTTATTGAGAATATGGCGCCAATCATGTTCGCGTCGCTGGTGGTCATGCTGCTGCTTGGCTATCCCGCGGCGTTTTCGCTCGGCGCCGTCGGCCTGATCTATGCCATCGTCGGCATTCAGCTCGGGGAATTCCGGCCGGACTTCCTGCAAGCGCTGCCGGAACGCGTCTACGGCGTGATGAACAACGATACGCTGCTTGCGATTCCGTTCTTTACATTCATGGGCCTCGTGCTGGAGCGATCCGGCATGGCGGAGGATTTGCTCGACACGATCGGGCAATTGTTCGGAACCATCCGCGGCGGCCTCGCCTATGCGGTCGTTTTCGTTGGCGCGCTGCTGGCGGCGACCACCGGCGTGGTTGCGGCTTCCGTGATCTCGATGGGCCTGATCTCGCTCCCGATCATGCTGCGCTACGGCTACGACCGCCGTATGGCCACCGGTATCATTGCGGCGTCAGGCACGCTGGCGCAGATCATTCCGCCATCGCTGGTGCTGATCGTGATGGCCGACCAGCTCGGCAAGTCGGTCGGCGACATGTATGAGGGAGCGTTCATTCCCGGACTGGTGCTGGCCGGGCTCTATGCCGGCTATGCCTTTCTGGTCACTCTGATCTTTCCGAAGGCGGCCCCGGGGCTGCCGGCTGATGCGATCGGCTTTCGCGAGAAGAGCGGCGGCCGCGGACTTTGGTCGCTGGGCGCCCTGTTCCTTGCAAGCTGCGCGTTCGGCTGGTTCATGATGCGCAATTCCGACACGCACGGCGCCGATTTCGTCGTACTCAGCATGTTCTTCGGCATCCTGTTTGCGTTCTTCGTCGCGGTCGTGAACTGGATCATCGACAGACTCACCGGCTTCCGCTTCCTGTCCGCGATGGCGCAGCAGACCACCTTCGTGATGGTGCCCCCGCTGTTCCTGATCTTCCTCGTGCTCGGCACGATCTTCATCGGCATCGCCACCCCGACCGAGGGCGGCGCGATGGGTGCAGCAGGTGCGCTGATCCTCGGTGCATTCAAGCGCCGGCTGAGCTGGGATTTGGTCCGCCAGGCCGTGGAATCGACCGCGAAACTTTCGGCTTTCGTCGTCTTCATCCTGGTCGGCGCACGCGTCTTCTCGCTGACCTTCTATGGCGTGAACGGCCATGTCTGGGTCGAGCATCTCCTGACCTCGCTGCCCGGCGGACAAGTCGGCTTCCTGATCTTCGTCAACGTCTTCGTGTTCGTGCTGGCCTTCTTCCTCGATTTCTTCGAGCTGGCCTTCATCGTGATCCCGCTGCTCGGGCCGGCTGCGGAAAAGCTCGGCATCGATCTGATATGGTTCGGCGTCATCCTCGGCGTCAACATGCAGACCTCCTTCATGCACCCGCCGTTCGGTTTCGCGCTATTCTATCTTCGCTCGGTGGCGCCAAAGGATTCCTACCTCGATCGCGTGACCGGCAAGCGCATGGAGCCGGTCACGACCGGCCAGATCTATTGGGGCGCAGTGCCGTTTGTCGTGATCCAGGTCATCATGGTCCTGCTTGTCATCCTGTTCCCCGCGATGGTCATGCACTACAAGGGCGCCGCATCCACCATTGATCCGAACTCGGTCAAGATCGAGGTGCCGCAGATCGACCTGCCGCCGCTGGACTTTGGACAGCCGAAGAACTGAGCGGTCGAGCCCGGCCGGTTCTTGACGAGAAACCGGCCGGGCCAACCGCAAGTCCAGGGGAGCTCGATGCTGGTCGCTGCAATCGTCGCAATTTTCGTGATCGCCTACGCCGCGATTGCCCTCGAACATCCGATCGGGATCAACAAGTCGGCGTCGGCACTGCTCGGCGCAGGGCTGATGTGGACTGCTTATGCGGTCTGGAGCGGCGACACTGCCTTGATCGATAGGCAGCTCAGCGAGTCGGTCTCCTCCACCGCGCAGATCGTCTTCTTCCTGATTGGCGCCATGACGATCGTCGAGGTCATCGATGCCCATAATGGGTTCGAGGTCATCACGTCGCTGATCAACACGAGGAAGCAGGCCACCCTGATGTGGCTGGTCGGTTTCGTGACATTCTTTCTCAGCTCCGTGCTGGATAATCTGACGACCACGATCGTCATGATCTCGCTGATGCGGAAGCTGCTCGATCGCCAGGGCGACCGCCTGTTCTTCGCTGCAATGATCGTCATCGCCGCCAATGCGGGCGGAGCCTGGTCGGCAATCGGCGACGTCACGACCACGATGCTGTGGATTGGTGGTCAGATCACCCCGATTGCGATCGTAAAGGGTGTGTTCCTCGCCTCCCTTATCAACCTTGTTGTGCCGCTGCTTGTCGTCAGCGCGTGGCTACGAGGGAAAATCGTGGAGGCACCGCAGAGACAAACCCGGGCCGTCTCAACCAGCGTGTTCGAGCGCAATGTGACCTTCTTTCTCGGCCTCGGCATCCTGATCGCCGTCCCGGCGTTCAAGGCGGTCACCCATCTGCCCCCCTTCATGGGAATCCTGTTTGGTCTCGGCGTGCTCTGGACGGTCGGTGAACTGATCCATCGCCGCAAGGAAGAGGACGAAAAGAAGCGCCTGACGCTGGTTCACGCCCTGACCAGGATCGACATGAGCTCGATCGTCTTCTTTATCGGGATTTTGCTGGCGGTGGCCGCGCTCGAGCACACGCATGTTCTGGAAATGCTGGCTAAATGGCTGGACGCCACCTTCGGCCGTCTCGACGTGATCGTGGTGCTGCTCGGCCTACTCAGTGCAGTCATCGACAACGTTCCGCTGGTGGCCGCTTCGATGGGCATGTACAGCCTGAACCAGTATCCTCCCGACAGCTTCCTGTGGGAGTTCGTTGCCTACTGCGCCGGCACCGGCGGCTCGATTCTGATCATCGGTTCGGCCTCCGGCGTCGCCGCGATGGGCCTCGAGAAGATCGAGTTCTTCTGGTACGTCCGCCGCGTCAGCGGGCTCGCGCTTTTGGGATATTTCGGCGGCGTCGCCGCCTACATTGTTCAATATTGGCTGCTTCACTGATTGGGTCGAGTTTCTCGGCAAAAACCGGGGAACTCCGAAGCGGTAACGGCACGCAAGGCTGCGCGGCCCTGCTCGTCACGCGGACGCCGCCGGCTCTTGCCTCGCGAGGCGGAAGCTCAGCGTGAACTGGGCGCCGCCGGACGGCAGGTTCTCCACCCTCACCGTCGCATCGTGATCCTCGACGACGCCGCGCACGATCGAAAGCCCGAGCCCCGCGCCATCGGTGCGCTGGCGATCGCTGCGCCAGAAGCGCTGGAAGATCAGGCCCTGCTCGGCGGGCGCAATCCCCGGCCCGCAGTCGCGCACCTGCACCGAACCGTTGTCGTGCACCTCGACATCGACCGAGGTCCTCTCGGCGGTGTACTTGATGGCGTTCTCCGCCAGATTGAAGATCGCCCGCTGCAGCATCTCGGCATTGCCCCTGACATACACCGGACGGTCGGTGCCGCGCAGCGCGATATCCTTCTGCTGGGCCAGCGCGTAGGGCGCGATCGAGCCGACCACCTCGGCGCACACCGCGCGCAAATCCGCGGTCTCGCCGGGATCCAGCACCAGCGTGTCGAGCTCGGCGATCTCGAGCAGCTGGCTGACGATGCGGCTCATGCTTTCGATGTCGGCATGCAGCTCCCTGGTCCCCTTGGCCGCATCGAGCGTCTCGATCCGGGTCCTGAGGATCGCAAGCGGCGTGCGCAGCTGATGCGCGGCATCGGCCGTGAACTGGCGCTGTACGTGAAAGCCTTCCTCAAGGCGATCGAACGCCTGGTTGACGGCCGTCACCAGCGGCAGGATCTCGCTCGGAATCCCCTCCGTCGGAAGGCGGATATCGGTCCTTGCCGGCCCGATGCTCCTCGCCTCCTCCGAGGCCCGCAACAGCGGAATCACCGCGCGGCGGAAGATCAGGATGTCGGTGGCAAGCAGGATCAGAAGGATCGGGATGGTAATCCAGCCGACCCGCCGGAAGAAATTGGAGACGATGTCGTCGATGATGACGTCGCGATGCGACAGGTCCTCGGCGACCAGGATGCGCAGCGTCTGGCCGCCGAGCAGCCTGGTGACGCTGGCACCGGAGATCCGGTTGGCCAAGGCCGGCAGTCGCGGCGCCTCGCGATGCGACGAGAACAGCAGATGATCGTCGGCATCGTAGATGTCGTAGCGGTAGCGGCCATAGGCGTCGGAATAGAGTCCCCTCAGGCTGTCCGGCAGGTTGAGCTGCACCTTGCCCGCGGCATCGACCGAGAGGTTCTGGCCGAGATCGGCGGCCTGGTCGCGCATCGCTTCGCGATGCAGCTGATTGATCTCCGAATTCAACAGCCACAGCAGCAGCAGCGGCAGGAAGATCGCCGCGACCGCGACCGCCACGATGTGCAGGAACACGATCCGCGACGTCAGCGACTTGAAGCGGAACACGCCTACTTCTCCTCCGCCATCAGATAACCGACGCCCCGAATGGTGTGGATGATGACCTTGGCGCGGTGCTCGGCGAGCAGCTTGCGCAGCCGCGACACGTAGACCTCGACCGCGTTCGAGGCGACCTCGCCGGACAGGCCGAAGATGTGGTCTTCGACATTCTTCTTCGGCACCACCCGCCCCTGCCGCCGCAGCAGGATCTCCAGCACCGACGTTTCGCGCGCGGAGAACACGTGCGGAGCGCCGTCGACGAACACCTGCTTGCTCTCGGTATCGTAGACCAGATTGGCGAGCTTCAGCGAGGAGCCGAGCAGCTGGCCGGGCCGGCGCAGGATGGCTTCGAGCCGCGCCACCAGTTCTTCCAGCGCGAACGGCTTAGCCAGATAGTCGTCCGCGCCGCTGCGCAGGCCGCTGACCCGATCCTGCACGCCGCCCCGCGCGGTCAGCACCAGAACCGGCAGCGGATCGGTCTTGCGGCGAAGCTCCGACAACACCGACAGGCCATCGCCGTCGGGCAGACCGAGATCGAGGATCATGGCGGCATAGCTGACGCTGCGCAGCGCATCGCGCGCCTCGGCAACACTGTGGACGACATCGGACTCATATCCTGCCGCCATCAGCCCGCTGGCGAGCAGCCGCGAGAGCTCGACATTGTCCTCGACGATCAGAAGGCGCATCGCAGCAATCCTGTCTTTGTTCAATGGTCTTCCGTTTGCACACCCGTCGCGACGTACCAGGCGCGAGGCGCAATCGTGCGGCCGATGCGCCGTGCAAACGATACACAGATCGCTACGAAAACGTGATCACGATATGCAAAAGCCCCGGGATTCGGTCCCGGAGCTTTGCATCTCGAGAGCGGGCTGCGGCGCTCAGATCTGCGCGTGGCGTGCCATGAAATTGTCGTAGCCGACTTCCGCGACCTGGAACCACTGATAGCCGTTGCTGGCGAAGCTGTTGAGCGACTCGTAGACCTTCTTGAAGTCCGCGTTGGTCGCGGAGACCTCGTTGTGCAGTTCCTTTGCCGCCTTGAACGACGCCTCCATCACTGGAGCCGGGAAGGCATGCAGCTTGGCACCTGCTGCAAGCAGCCGCTTGAGAGCCGGCGGATTCGTCTGGTCGTACTTCGCCATCATCCAGTTGTTGGCGTAGTGACCGGCCTGTTCGAGAACGGACTGATAATACTTCGGCAGCGCATTCCATTTGTCGAGATTGACGAACGACAGCAGCATGGGACCGCCCTCCCACCAACCCGGATAGTAATAGTGCGGAGCGACCTTGACGAATCCCAGCCGTTCATCGTCGTAGGGTCCGACCCATTCCGCCGCATCGATGGTGCCCTTCTCGAGCGCCGGATAGATGTCGCCGCCGGCGATCTGCTGCGGCACCGCGCCCAGTTTCTGCATCACGCGCCCGGCAAAGCCGCCAATGCGGAATTTGAGACCCTTCAGGTCGTCGACGCTGGCGATCTCCTTGCGGAACCAGCCGCCCATCTGACACCCGGTGTTGCCTGCAAGCAGAGAAACCACATTGTACTTTTTGTAGAATGTATTGAGCATGTCTCTGCCGCCGCCAAGCATGTACCAGGCTTGGTTGATGCGCATGTTCGGGCCGAACGGCACCGCCGAGCCGAAGGTGAATGTCGGGTCCTTGCCGAAGTAGTAGTACGATGCCGTGTGTCCGATCTCGACGGTGCCGTTCTGTACGGCATCAAGCACTTGTAGTCCGGGGACGATCTCGCCCGCGGCGAAGGTCTGGATCTGGAATTTGTTGTCGGTGGCCTCGCCGACCATCTTGGCCATCACCTCAGCGCCGCCGTACAGCGTATCGAGCGATTTCGGCCAACTCGTGGGCATTCGCCATTTGAGCTCCGGCATCGACTGCGCGATCGCCGGCGCCGCAATCGTCGCCGCGCCGGCGACCCCCAAACCCGTGACTTTGATAAAATCTCTTCGCTTCATTTTTGATTCCTACCCTCTTGTGGTTGTGTTCACCCGAGCGGCGACGTTGTGATCGTCTTTATGCTCCACCTTCTTGCCACGACCCGGTCGTGGATCTTGCCTTCGTTGCGAGGCTTGGTGCGAGCATGGAACATCCGCTTCCCGAACACCAGACGCAAAAAGCCCGGCCTTCTGGCGAAGACCGGGCGACTTAAGTCGAAGCTTTCGGAGGGCTTCGGTCTCAAAACCGAAGCCCTCGATGCTCATGATCAAGCGTTCTCTTCACGCGAACGCT from Bradyrhizobium elkanii USDA 76 harbors:
- the gor gene encoding glutathione-disulfide reductase: MAEFDVDLFVIGGGSGGVRAARIAAGYGAKVMVAEEYRMGGTCVIRGCVPKKLFVIGSHVHDEIEDAVGFGWSIGQVSFDWTTLVANKDKEIARLEGAYTSNVEKSGARIVKTRAVLEDTHTIRLATGEKVTAKYILIATGGAPNHGPIVPGIEHVISSNEAFHLKELPKRIVIQGGGYIALEFAGIFAGFGSDVTVIYRGDNILRGFDEDVRKHVRAEMEKRGITIITGRTVAKIDKHGRDFTTHLSDGSSIASDQVMFAIGRHPNVRGLGLETAGVAINPANGGIQVDGWSKTSVDNIYAVGDVTHRTNLTPVAIREGHAFADTVFGKRPVQVDHATIPTAVFSQPEVGTVGLTEEEARAQFSHVDIYKTDFRPIKATMSGRDTRVLMKLVVDGASDRVLGCHIVGDGAAEITQAVAIAVKMKATKADFDATIALHPTASEELVTMRTPTARHVRQAAE
- a CDS encoding DUF2059 domain-containing protein; its protein translation is MKRFSGLLSAAALAAGLALAPAMAQQPQLPAMPKDVKQSTPAAIGYAKEILTMKNVAVMYAGAVPGIIEKTKTGLLQQYLNYQKDLNEVALVVAKNLAGSEKEIGEGMAQLYAAEFTEQELKDLVIFYKTPLGQKLLTSEPKAINDSLQYMQQWAQQFGVIVNAQFKAEMKKRGKDI
- the rpiA gene encoding ribose-5-phosphate isomerase RpiA gives rise to the protein MDALKRQAAARALEEVRDGMKLGLGTGSTAKHFVELLGEKVRAGMKVIGVPTSEATRADAIRCGVPLTTLDEIDHLDLTIDGADEIDPALNLIKGGGGALLREKIVAAASDRMIVIADDSKWVDVLGRFPLPVEVIPFGLAATQAAMARAFAKAGVSGEMLIRKGKDGHVFVTDGGHWIVDAHLGRIGDPPRLAGLLSVIPGVVEHGLFIGLGSVAVLAGAQGIRVVERP
- a CDS encoding SDR family NAD(P)-dependent oxidoreductase — translated: MRELAGKAAFVTGAASGIGLAMATAFAREGMKVMLADIETGPLDKAVDALRAGGADVHGVVCDVADPLSVDRAAEASFRAFGRVHVLCNNAGVAAGGGIDPISIDDWRWVIDVNLMGVVHGIRSFLPHIRQHGEGGHIVNTASMAGIRSGLGLSPYSATKFAVVSLSEGLAMQLRPLGIGVSVLCPSFVRTRIGESGRNRGEQYGPARQLDPASPMAAVVAEIARRLEAGLDPASVAGQVLAAIRDDQLYIFTHPGMRAEVEERFSAILAAMDAVSA
- a CDS encoding HAD hydrolase-like protein, whose protein sequence is MSASSPPIVVFDLDGTLVDTAPDLISALNYVLDREGLRPVPLAAARNMIGAGARKLLERGLEVEGRAVSFGDLDRLTKDFVDYYAEHIADGSRPFDGLEAALDRLAAKGHLLAVCTNKLEWLSKLLLDRLGLTPRFAAICGADTFGIAKPDPTFLRETVVRAGGRLPGAIMVGDAGPDVGVARRAQVPVIGVDFGYTDVPMTELKPDRLISHMRDLPDAVGSLSAA
- a CDS encoding PEGA domain-containing protein; amino-acid sequence: MRRIIVIAAAGLSLAGCSSFSLDSFKSAPPPMPVQLDSNPPGADAVTSLGPGCKTPCTVSIPAPETNFSVTFNMPKFQPATVPVTVTRVPGDFTTPATTTLDPSPVFAELQPAGPPPRAAKKPVRKKKPKPAAAAAPAAAPDSAFPAPSAAAPAPAAAPSR
- the moaA gene encoding GTP 3',8-cyclase MoaA, with the protein product MNGSTQAHSDTLFRPMTDPFGRTIRYLRVSVTDRCDLRCFYCMSEDMTFLPKADLLTLEELDRLCSAFVAKGVRKIRLTGGEPLVRRNVMGLVRSLSRHLTTGALDELTLTTNGSQLARFAQELADCGVRRVNVSLDTLDPVKFRAITRWGDIDKVLSGIEAARSAGLAVKINAVALKNMNEDEIPALMEWAHGKGMGLTLIEVMPMGDIGEGRIDQYVPLSLMRARLEKHYTLTDLSDDTGGPARYVRVAETGGKLGFITPMTHNFCESCNRVRITCTGTLHTCLGHEDASDLRRPLRASADNDLLAAAIDRAIGLKPKGHDFIIDRRHNRPSVSRHMSVTGG
- a CDS encoding TRAP transporter small permease subunit is translated as MQSLLKLSRGIDAFTRWTGKRLAWLILLAVIISAINAIVRKTFDVSSNSWLELQWVLFSIVFLLCSPWTLLDNEHIRIDIVNNLLPKRVRDVIDVIGHAFFLLPLCVVMIITGGPFFWRSYQINEQSGNAGGLPQWPAKSLIIIAFSFLFVQGISELIKRIAVMRGLISDPHASQVTAIEAEVEHLVEAIEKH